The following is a genomic window from Candidatus Goldiibacteriota bacterium.
AGGTAAAGGTTCAGGATGGTATTGAATGGCTGCTTGTAATATTTGCCGTGACAGGGTTTATCTGTATTTCGGTGCTGACTGACGCGCCGTTTTTAAGAAATACGGCAGGTATCGCGGCCGCGCTTTCTGTTTTGGCAGGGCTGCTGGTATATAAGATATACGAAAGGCATAAATTGGCAGGGCTGCTTTTATCAGCCGTGCTTCTTCTTAATATGACTTTTTTCAAATATATTAAGGAACTCCGTTTGGACTGGAAAGAGGCAGGGGAGTGTATTACGGAATTTCTAAACGCAAATTCCGCACCCGGGGATGCTGTATTTATAACGTATCCTGACCTTGTGGTAAAACTTTATACAGGACTGAGAGTATATGGCGGGCTTACAGGCGAAGATTTTGAAAATGTAAAGAATCCAAAGTTTGTGGTTATCCGCAAATATATAGGGTCGGAATACGAAAAAAGGACACTTGCGTATTTAAGGTCAAATGTGGATGAAAGCAAATACAAAAAATATATTCTGCCCTGTGCTGACCGTTTTTGGGAAAACAGGGAAGACCCCGTGAACCATGATTTTGAGCCCGATGAAAAAGAGGAAAAGGTAATCATATACAAAAGAATAAGGCCGTAAATCACTCCGATAAACCCGGTAAGTATTTATCAGGGATAATAATTGTCTTTATAATACATATATATTATAATTAACAGGTTCTTAAACTGCCCGGAGGTAATAGGTTTGAAACAGCCGCTATATCTTACTTTTTTATGGCACATGCACCAGCCATATTACAAAAATGTTGAAACCGATAAATTTATACTGCCGTGGGTCAGAATGCACGGAGTTAAAGATTATTATGATATGGTTTCCATACTTGATAAATATCCCGGGATAAGGCAGAACTTTAACCTTGTGCCTTCGCTGATACTGCAGATAGAAGAATACATAGCCGGCACGACAGATATATTTATGGATATGACACGTAAAAAGCCATCTGACTTAAATGATGACGAGAGAATTTTTATACTGTTTAATTTTTTTATGGCAAATTGGGATACCATGATATTTCCTTATCCAAGATACAAATACCTGCTTAAAAAAAGGGGCGAAAATTCCCACCCGGACGAGCTTAAAAAAACCCATAAACATTTTACTGAACAGGAAATACGCGATGTTCAGACGTGGTTTAACCTTACCTGGATTGACCCTGTTTTTATGGAAATCTTTCCTGAACTTAATGAACTTAAACAGAAAGGCGAGAATTTTACGGAAGAAGAAAAGAATCACGTCCTTGACAGGCATATTGACATATTAAAAATGATAATACCAAAATACTCGCAGGCGTGGAAAGAGGGGCGTATTGAAGTTTCCACAACTCCGTTTTATCACCCCATTCTTCCGCTTATTTATGATGTAAAGACGGCAAAAACCTGCATGGAAGGGCTTCCTCTTGATTTTGAATTTTCTCATCCGGAAGATGCTGACGCCCAGATAAGAAAAGGGCTTGAGTATTTTACGGAAAAATTTGGCAGGCGTCCTGTGGGAATGTGGCCTTCAGAAGGTTCTGTAAGCAAAGATGTGCTTAATCTTTTGGCCAAAAACGGAATTAAGTGGGCGGCAACAGACCAGGAGATTCTGTATAAGTCGCGATGGATTTCCGGAGAGGAATTTAAACAGGAAACGATATACAAACCGCATCATTTTAATACCGACAGCGGGCGCGTGGATATGGTTTTCAGAAGCCTTAAGCTTTCTGACCTTATCGGTTTTTCTTACGCGTCGTGGAATTCTCAGGAAGCCGCGGACCACTTTATAAATGAACTGAAGAAAATAAAAGAAATGCTTCCGGAAGAACGCAGCTGCATAAATATAATACTGGACGGGGAAAACTGCTGGGAATACTATAACAACGACGGCAGGGATTTTTTAAACGCCCTTTATTCAAGGCTGTCGGAAACAGATGATATTATTACTTCAACCATAGGGGATATGATAACAGGATGGCAGGACGCGCCGGAAATTAAGAAGTTGTGGCCGGGTTCATGGATTAACCATGATTTTTATATCTGGATAGGGCATGAAGACGACAGAAAATCATGGAAGCTGTTAAAACGCACAAGGGAAGCGCTTGTAAACTGGGAAAAAGAACATCCCAGGGAAAGCGATAAATTAAAAAGGGCATGGGAAGCGCTCTACATAGCAGAGGGAAGCGACTGGAACTGGTGGTACGGGGATGACCATTCTTCCAAAAACGATTCCGAATTTGATAATTTATACAGGCTTCACCTGATGAATGTTTATAATATTACCGGAATGGCCATACCGGACGAACTGTTTGTGCCGATTTCAAAAGTGGACGCGGCTTTTCATGTTACTCCGACAAGGTTTATTTATCCTGAAATCAACGGCAGGATATCGCACTTTTTTGAATGGAAAGGCGCGGGTTATTTTGACCTTTCAAAAGAAGGCGGCGCAATGCATAAAATTGAGAAATTTATCAAACGGCTCTCTTACGGTTTTAATAATGATGAATTGTATCTGCGCATGGATGCCGACGGGGGAATTCATAAAGACAGCGGCCTTGAAATAGACGTAAAGTTCACGGAAGGCGAGAATTCTTCCCGGCTTAAGTTTAACACCCATGGACGCGTATTTGAATCCGTAAATGTTGAAAATGAAGGCGTAAGGTGCGCGGCTGACGGAATTTTTGAAGCTGCAGTACCTTATAAGAATTTCAGGGGGATAAAATACCCGGGTGAAATAAAGTTTACAGCTGTGATTTATAAGGATGGCGCGGAACTTGAACGCATACCTGAAAAGGGCACCGCCGTAATACACGTCCCTGACAGGCAGTTTGAAATGTATAACTGGAAAGTATAATTCAGATATAATAATCCGGAGGTAAAAATGAAAGTACTTGTAATAGGAAGCGGCGGCAGGGAACACGCCATCTGCGTCAGTATTTCCAAAAGCAAAAAGGTTACAAAAATATTCTGCGCGCCGGGAAACGCCGGCACCGCAAGGGTGGCGCAGAATGTGGACATATCGCCGGATGATTTAAACGGGCTTATGAACTTTGCCATAGAT
Proteins encoded in this region:
- a CDS encoding glycoside hydrolase, producing MKQPLYLTFLWHMHQPYYKNVETDKFILPWVRMHGVKDYYDMVSILDKYPGIRQNFNLVPSLILQIEEYIAGTTDIFMDMTRKKPSDLNDDERIFILFNFFMANWDTMIFPYPRYKYLLKKRGENSHPDELKKTHKHFTEQEIRDVQTWFNLTWIDPVFMEIFPELNELKQKGENFTEEEKNHVLDRHIDILKMIIPKYSQAWKEGRIEVSTTPFYHPILPLIYDVKTAKTCMEGLPLDFEFSHPEDADAQIRKGLEYFTEKFGRRPVGMWPSEGSVSKDVLNLLAKNGIKWAATDQEILYKSRWISGEEFKQETIYKPHHFNTDSGRVDMVFRSLKLSDLIGFSYASWNSQEAADHFINELKKIKEMLPEERSCINIILDGENCWEYYNNDGRDFLNALYSRLSETDDIITSTIGDMITGWQDAPEIKKLWPGSWINHDFYIWIGHEDDRKSWKLLKRTREALVNWEKEHPRESDKLKRAWEALYIAEGSDWNWWYGDDHSSKNDSEFDNLYRLHLMNVYNITGMAIPDELFVPISKVDAAFHVTPTRFIYPEINGRISHFFEWKGAGYFDLSKEGGAMHKIEKFIKRLSYGFNNDELYLRMDADGGIHKDSGLEIDVKFTEGENSSRLKFNTHGRVFESVNVENEGVRCAADGIFEAAVPYKNFRGIKYPGEIKFTAVIYKDGAELERIPEKGTAVIHVPDRQFEMYNWKV